Proteins encoded together in one Desulfuromonas sp. window:
- a CDS encoding NADP-dependent isocitrate dehydrogenase, giving the protein MAKIIWSEIDEAPALATYAFLPVVQAFTRGTGIEVETKDISLSGRVIANFPDKLTDEQKIPDYLSELGDLVKKPEANVIKLPNISASIPQLQACIKELQAKGYDIPSYPEEANTPEEKKLQERFAAVLGSAVNPVLREGNSDRRAATSVKKFAQKNPHRMMKDWPAPGTSKCRVAHMESGDFYETEKSVTMDAADTVKIQFVDEAGNVDVKKEVALQAGEVFDSSVMKAAELQDFYAKTAQEAKEKDVLLSLHLKATMMKISDPIMFGHCVKVYFKDALDKHAATLKEIGANPNYGMGDILAKLEKLPADKKAEIEADISKCYESGPALAMVDSRKNITNLHVPNDVIVDASMPNVVRDGGKMWNLQDELQDTIAMVPDRCYATMYREICEDANKNGQFDPATMGSVANVGLMAQKAEEYGSHDKTFEAPANGKFQVVASDGTVLMEQPVSPGDIYRSSQAKDIPIKDWVKLAVNRAKDSGEPAIFWLDEKRGHDAEIIKKVNKYLPEHDTTGLDIRIMAPVDAMKFSLERVRKGLNTISVTGNVLRDYLTDLFPILELGTSARMLSIVPLINGGGLFETGAGGSAPKHVEQLLREGHIRWDSLGEYCALVPSLEQAAKADNNPKATVLAETLDEAIGQYLENQKLPSRKVKEIDNRGSSFWLSVYWAKALAAQDKDSELKARFEKVAADLTENAEKIDQELIDCQGEPVDVGGYFRPDPTKAAAAMRPSATYNAIIDAM; this is encoded by the coding sequence ATGGCAAAAATTATCTGGTCAGAAATCGATGAAGCTCCGGCCTTGGCGACCTATGCTTTTCTGCCGGTTGTCCAGGCCTTCACCAGGGGGACTGGCATTGAAGTTGAAACCAAGGATATTTCCCTGTCGGGCCGCGTTATTGCAAACTTCCCGGACAAGTTGACTGATGAGCAGAAAATTCCAGACTATCTGTCAGAACTGGGCGACCTGGTCAAGAAGCCGGAAGCGAACGTGATCAAACTGCCGAACATTTCGGCCTCGATTCCCCAGCTCCAGGCATGCATCAAGGAACTGCAGGCAAAAGGTTACGATATTCCAAGCTATCCGGAAGAAGCCAACACTCCGGAAGAAAAAAAACTGCAGGAGCGTTTCGCCGCGGTTCTCGGTTCGGCCGTAAACCCGGTTCTGCGCGAAGGCAATTCCGATCGCCGTGCCGCCACCTCGGTCAAGAAGTTTGCCCAGAAAAACCCGCATCGCATGATGAAAGACTGGCCAGCGCCTGGCACTTCAAAGTGCCGCGTTGCACACATGGAGAGTGGCGACTTCTATGAAACCGAGAAATCGGTAACCATGGATGCTGCCGACACTGTTAAAATCCAGTTTGTCGATGAAGCCGGAAACGTAGATGTCAAGAAAGAAGTAGCGCTGCAGGCTGGCGAAGTCTTCGACAGCTCGGTCATGAAGGCTGCTGAACTCCAGGATTTCTACGCCAAAACGGCACAAGAGGCAAAGGAGAAAGATGTTCTTCTGTCGCTCCACCTCAAAGCAACCATGATGAAGATCTCCGATCCGATTATGTTCGGTCACTGCGTCAAGGTATACTTCAAGGACGCCCTTGACAAACACGCAGCCACCCTTAAGGAAATTGGTGCCAACCCCAACTACGGTATGGGTGACATTCTCGCAAAACTTGAAAAGCTGCCGGCTGACAAAAAAGCTGAAATTGAAGCCGACATCAGTAAATGCTACGAATCCGGCCCCGCCCTGGCCATGGTCGACTCACGCAAAAACATCACCAACCTGCACGTCCCGAACGACGTTATCGTCGATGCCTCGATGCCGAACGTAGTCCGAGACGGTGGCAAAATGTGGAACCTGCAAGACGAACTGCAGGACACTATCGCCATGGTCCCGGATCGCTGCTACGCCACCATGTACCGCGAGATCTGCGAAGATGCCAACAAGAACGGTCAGTTCGACCCGGCAACCATGGGCAGTGTTGCCAATGTTGGCCTGATGGCACAGAAAGCCGAGGAATACGGCTCTCACGACAAAACCTTCGAAGCTCCTGCCAACGGTAAGTTCCAGGTTGTGGCTTCCGACGGAACCGTGCTTATGGAACAACCGGTTTCACCAGGCGATATCTATCGTTCCAGCCAGGCAAAAGACATTCCGATCAAGGACTGGGTCAAGCTGGCAGTGAATCGTGCCAAAGATTCAGGAGAGCCGGCCATCTTCTGGCTCGACGAAAAACGCGGTCATGATGCCGAGATTATCAAGAAGGTCAACAAGTATCTGCCTGAACATGATACCACCGGGCTTGACATCCGGATCATGGCACCGGTCGATGCAATGAAGTTTTCTCTGGAGCGGGTTCGCAAGGGACTGAACACCATTTCAGTGACCGGTAACGTCCTCAGGGATTATCTGACTGACCTCTTCCCGATTCTTGAACTCGGAACCTCGGCTCGGATGCTTTCGATTGTACCGTTGATCAACGGCGGCGGCCTGTTCGAGACCGGTGCCGGCGGTTCTGCTCCAAAACATGTCGAGCAATTACTCCGGGAAGGTCACATCCGCTGGGATTCCCTCGGTGAATATTGCGCGCTCGTTCCTTCCCTGGAGCAAGCGGCCAAAGCCGACAACAATCCGAAAGCAACGGTTCTCGCCGAAACGCTTGATGAAGCGATCGGCCAGTACCTGGAAAACCAGAAGCTGCCGTCACGGAAAGTCAAGGAAATTGACAACCGCGGCAGCTCGTTCTGGCTCTCGGTCTACTGGGCCAAGGCTCTCGCCGCCCAAGACAAGGATTCTGAACTGAAAGCCCGCTTTGAGAAAGTTGCGGCCGACCTGACAGAAAATGCCGAAAAGATCGACCAGGAACTCATCGATTGCCAGGGTGAGCCGGTTGATGTCGGCGGTTACTTCCGTCCTGACCCGACCAAGGCGGCTGCCGCGATGCGCCCGAGCGCCACATATAACGCCATAATTGATGCGATGTAA
- the mdh gene encoding malate dehydrogenase, translating to MARPKIALIGGGQIGGVLAQLACLRELGDVVMFDIVEDMPQGKTLDIAEASPVDGFDVSCTGTNSYEGIAGADVVIVTAGLPRKPGMSRDDLIEVNSKIMTSVAEGIRDNAPDAHIIVISNPLDAMVTLCQKVTGFPPERVMGQAGVLDSARFATFIAWELGVSVKDVTAMTLGGHGDTMVPLVRYASVQGIPVMELLEQKYGSAAKAQEVMEAMVDRTKKAGGEVVALLKTGSAFYSPASSAIAMAESILKDQKRVLPTCALLDGEFGVKGFYVGVPCVLGAGGVEKIIDFKLDETEQKDMDRSVAAVEELVGVLKNQGLI from the coding sequence ATGGCCAGACCTAAAATTGCTTTAATCGGTGGTGGACAGATTGGTGGCGTGTTGGCTCAACTCGCATGCCTGCGTGAACTGGGTGATGTCGTTATGTTTGACATCGTTGAGGATATGCCTCAGGGCAAAACCCTCGATATCGCTGAAGCTTCCCCGGTTGACGGTTTTGACGTTTCCTGTACCGGAACAAATAGCTACGAAGGTATTGCCGGCGCTGATGTTGTTATTGTAACCGCTGGTCTGCCCCGTAAGCCGGGCATGAGTCGTGACGACCTGATCGAAGTCAACTCGAAGATCATGACCTCGGTTGCTGAAGGAATCCGTGACAACGCTCCGGATGCACATATTATTGTTATTTCCAACCCCCTTGACGCCATGGTTACCCTGTGCCAGAAAGTAACCGGCTTCCCGCCGGAGCGCGTTATGGGTCAGGCCGGAGTTCTTGACTCAGCCCGTTTCGCGACTTTCATCGCCTGGGAACTCGGCGTTTCGGTCAAAGACGTTACCGCCATGACCCTCGGTGGTCACGGTGATACCATGGTGCCACTCGTTCGTTACGCCAGTGTTCAGGGTATTCCGGTCATGGAGTTGCTCGAGCAGAAGTATGGCTCGGCTGCCAAGGCTCAGGAAGTCATGGAAGCCATGGTCGACCGGACCAAGAAGGCCGGTGGCGAAGTTGTTGCCCTGCTCAAAACCGGTAGCGCTTTCTACAGCCCGGCCTCTTCGGCAATCGCCATGGCCGAGTCGATTCTCAAGGATCAGAAGCGGGTTCTGCCGACCTGTGCACTCCTTGACGGTGAGTTTGGTGTTAAAGGCTTCTACGTTGGCGTACCGTGTGTCCTTGGAGCCGGTGGTGTTGAAAAGATCATCGACTTCAAGCTTGACGAAACCGAGCAGAAAGACATGGATCGTTCTGTTGCAGCGGTTGAAGAACTCGTTGGCGTACTGAAAAACCAGGGCCTGATCTAA
- a CDS encoding tungsten formylmethanofuran dehydrogenase: MSSPKGEVEIIDQYCKGCNICVAFCPTNVLEMDLFVVKAAKPEACIACMQCELRCPDFAIKVHKIEDK; encoded by the coding sequence ATGAGCAGTCCTAAGGGTGAAGTCGAAATCATTGATCAGTACTGTAAAGGCTGCAACATCTGTGTTGCATTCTGCCCGACCAATGTACTGGAGATGGACCTCTTTGTGGTCAAGGCCGCAAAGCCGGAAGCTTGCATTGCTTGCATGCAGTGCGAACTCCGTTGTCCGGATTTTGCAATCAAAGTTCACAAAATTGAAGATAAATAG
- a CDS encoding 2-oxoglutarate synthase subunit alpha translates to MAKKVALLQGNEACAQGAVYAGCTFFGGYPITPSTEVAEVLSGELPKVGGKFIQMEDEIAAMASVIGASLTGAKALTATSGPGVSLKQELIGYACIAETPCVIINVMRGGPSTGMPTGPGQSDVMQAKWGTHGDHAAIALVPASCQEIYTETIRAFNLAEKYRMPVQVLYDEIVGHMRERVEFAEPGELEVIDREAPSVSPEEYKPYDDTKGQVPPLAAFGSGYKFHVTGLNKAADGFPTTKAELVDAEERRQIDKVDDNVADIESYETYMTEDAEVIIWAYGSTSRSARYAVNDLRAAGVKAGLFRPITLWPFPEKQTAELAKQAKAIIVPEMNLGQMIFEVERVAQGACTIAGVHRVDGEPINPGQIADKVKEVL, encoded by the coding sequence GTGGCTAAGAAAGTTGCTCTGTTACAGGGGAACGAAGCTTGTGCGCAAGGTGCCGTTTACGCCGGCTGCACATTCTTCGGTGGTTACCCCATCACCCCTTCCACGGAAGTCGCCGAAGTTCTCTCGGGCGAACTGCCGAAGGTTGGAGGGAAATTCATTCAGATGGAAGACGAAATTGCAGCCATGGCTTCGGTCATCGGCGCATCGCTAACCGGAGCCAAGGCGCTGACTGCGACTTCAGGTCCCGGCGTCTCCCTCAAGCAGGAACTGATCGGCTATGCCTGTATCGCCGAAACCCCCTGCGTTATCATTAACGTTATGCGTGGTGGTCCTTCGACCGGCATGCCGACCGGACCGGGGCAGTCCGATGTCATGCAGGCCAAGTGGGGAACTCATGGCGACCATGCAGCCATCGCTCTGGTTCCGGCTTCCTGCCAGGAAATCTACACCGAGACCATTCGTGCCTTCAATCTGGCCGAGAAGTATCGGATGCCGGTGCAGGTGCTCTATGATGAGATCGTCGGTCACATGCGTGAGCGGGTCGAGTTTGCCGAGCCCGGCGAACTGGAAGTTATCGATCGCGAAGCTCCGTCTGTATCACCGGAAGAATATAAACCGTACGATGATACCAAGGGCCAGGTACCACCACTGGCGGCTTTCGGATCCGGCTATAAATTTCATGTAACCGGCCTGAACAAGGCTGCCGATGGCTTTCCGACCACCAAGGCTGAACTGGTCGATGCCGAGGAACGGCGTCAGATCGACAAGGTTGATGACAACGTTGCCGATATCGAAAGCTACGAAACTTACATGACCGAAGACGCCGAAGTCATCATCTGGGCTTACGGTTCAACTTCGCGAAGTGCCCGTTACGCTGTCAACGACTTGCGTGCGGCCGGCGTCAAGGCTGGCCTGTTCCGCCCGATCACTCTCTGGCCGTTTCCGGAAAAGCAGACTGCTGAACTGGCCAAACAGGCCAAAGCAATCATCGTCCCGGAAATGAATCTCGGCCAGATGATTTTTGAAGTTGAGCGAGTTGCTCAGGGCGCCTGTACTATTGCCGGTGTCCATCGTGTCGACGGGGAGCCAATCAATCCTGGCCAGATCGCCGACAAGGTCAAGGAGGTACTGTAA
- a CDS encoding 2-oxoacid:ferredoxin oxidoreductase subunit beta translates to MAYDYESSIRPGKLPHIWCPGCGHGIVMKGLIRAMDTCELDRKNTAIVSGIGCASRLPGYLDACTLHTAHGRAAAFATGVKMAKPDMNVIVCGGDGDGTAIGGNHFIHACRRNIDMTYVIMNNYIYGMTGGQFSPCTPTGDLASTTPYGNPDPIFDISKLAIGAGATFVARTTAFHATQIDKLIAEGIKHKGMAVVEILDDCPTTYGRRNKFRSVVEMMERLKEMAIPVAAAAKLPAEKLEGKTLTGILHQEDKPEYTKMYQEVINRAQGA, encoded by the coding sequence ATGGCTTACGATTATGAATCTTCAATCCGCCCGGGCAAGCTACCGCATATCTGGTGCCCCGGATGCGGACACGGTATTGTCATGAAAGGCCTGATCCGGGCCATGGATACGTGCGAACTCGATCGTAAAAATACTGCGATCGTCTCCGGCATCGGTTGCGCCAGCCGCCTGCCGGGCTACCTCGACGCCTGCACGCTGCACACCGCCCATGGTCGTGCTGCAGCCTTTGCGACAGGCGTAAAAATGGCCAAACCTGACATGAACGTTATCGTTTGTGGCGGTGACGGTGATGGAACCGCTATCGGCGGCAACCATTTCATTCACGCCTGCCGCCGTAATATTGATATGACCTATGTCATCATGAACAACTACATCTACGGCATGACCGGAGGTCAGTTTTCACCCTGCACGCCAACCGGTGACCTGGCGTCAACCACACCTTATGGCAACCCTGACCCTATTTTCGATATCAGCAAGCTGGCAATCGGTGCCGGTGCAACTTTTGTTGCCCGAACCACCGCTTTCCATGCAACCCAGATCGACAAGCTGATCGCCGAAGGGATCAAACACAAGGGAATGGCAGTGGTCGAAATCCTCGATGATTGCCCGACGACTTACGGTCGCCGCAACAAGTTCCGTTCGGTTGTCGAGATGATGGAACGTCTCAAGGAAATGGCCATCCCGGTTGCCGCAGCTGCCAAACTGCCGGCCGAAAAACTCGAAGGCAAGACCCTGACCGGCATTCTGCATCAGGAAGACAAGCCTGAGTACACCAAGATGTATCAGGAAGTCATTAACCGGGCGCAAGGCGCCTGA
- a CDS encoding 2-oxoglutarate ferredoxin oxidoreductase subunit gamma (catalyzes the ferredoxin-dependent oxidative decarboxylation 2-oxoglutarate forming succinyl-CoA) produces MAERYEIRFSGAGGQGLITAGIILAEAATIIEGKHAVQSQSYGPEARGGASKSEVIISDDPIDYPKATIVDACLAMTQEAADKYANGIKDGGVLLLDDDFVPNTPEGNYKVIRIPIMRAAKEEIGREIVANVVALGAMIALTDIVSREAGEKAVLAKVPEAFKELNQKAFSLGFDKVKEAMN; encoded by the coding sequence ATGGCTGAACGTTATGAAATCCGTTTCTCCGGTGCCGGTGGTCAGGGTCTGATCACTGCCGGAATCATCCTGGCTGAAGCGGCCACAATTATTGAAGGCAAGCACGCCGTCCAGTCCCAGAGCTACGGCCCCGAGGCCCGTGGCGGCGCATCAAAGTCGGAGGTTATCATTTCCGACGATCCGATTGATTATCCGAAAGCAACCATCGTCGATGCCTGCCTGGCGATGACCCAGGAAGCAGCCGACAAGTATGCCAACGGCATCAAGGACGGCGGTGTTCTGCTGCTCGACGATGACTTCGTTCCGAATACGCCGGAAGGGAACTACAAGGTCATCCGCATTCCGATCATGCGCGCCGCCAAGGAAGAGATCGGCCGCGAAATCGTTGCCAACGTCGTGGCGCTCGGCGCCATGATTGCTCTCACCGACATCGTATCCCGTGAAGCTGGCGAGAAGGCGGTTTTGGCAAAGGTTCCGGAAGCTTTCAAGGAACTGAACCAAAAGGCTTTCAGCCTCGGCTTTGACAAAGTCAAAGAAGCAATGAATTAA
- a CDS encoding inorganic pyrophosphatase (catalyzes the hydrolysis of pyrophosphate to phosphate), whose translation MPFPKPFYRWRPHPWHGLDVGPDAPEVVHAYIEITPFDRVKYEIDKETGYLKVDRPHRASSQPPNLYGFIPKTFCGKRVAALSDKTEIADGDPLDICVLSERPVSQPEVFLNAKVVGGLQMIDNGEADDKIIAVLANDNLYAHIEDVSELPDIYVERLRHYFSTYKLVPGETAPVEVSEAYGVGHALKVITAAMEDYQEMYGE comes from the coding sequence ATGCCTTTCCCAAAACCTTTCTATCGCTGGCGCCCGCACCCCTGGCACGGTCTTGATGTCGGTCCTGACGCTCCGGAAGTGGTACATGCCTACATTGAGATTACCCCTTTTGATAGGGTAAAATATGAAATCGACAAAGAGACCGGATATCTCAAAGTCGACCGACCGCACCGGGCCAGTTCGCAGCCGCCCAACCTCTACGGGTTCATTCCAAAAACCTTTTGTGGAAAGCGGGTTGCCGCCCTGTCCGACAAAACCGAAATTGCCGATGGCGACCCGTTAGATATTTGTGTTCTCAGTGAACGCCCGGTCAGCCAGCCGGAAGTGTTCCTGAATGCCAAGGTGGTCGGCGGTCTGCAGATGATCGACAACGGTGAGGCCGATGATAAAATCATTGCTGTTCTCGCCAACGACAATCTCTATGCCCACATCGAAGATGTCTCGGAACTTCCGGATATCTACGTTGAACGCCTTCGTCATTACTTCAGTACCTACAAATTGGTACCCGGTGAAACGGCTCCCGTCGAAGTCTCGGAAGCTTACGGGGTTGGTCATGCCCTGAAGGTTATTACGGCGGCTATGGAAGATTACCAGGAGATGTACGGGGAATAG
- a CDS encoding amino acid ABC transporter permease: MGWRRLDTALLALVLVAVGWFLYRVEIGLSYQWNWAAIPQYLVRYDPERGWVANFLIQGLFMTIKLSIWALILAMPLALIVGLLRVSSHLFNRLTGTFYVGLLRNLPPLVLILLFYYFVSDQILPKTGIADAVASAPESFRSIVELFFAPVAYLESFIAAIVTLALFEGAYLAEIVRAGIESLESGQWQAGMALGMRRWQLLRTVILPQAFQRMIPPLAGQFISTIKDSSIVSVISIQELTFQGMELMASTYLTFEIWLTVAALYFFLTWSCSLVAGKLERTFRFNE; the protein is encoded by the coding sequence ATGGGCTGGCGGCGTCTTGATACGGCTCTATTGGCTTTGGTTCTGGTCGCTGTCGGGTGGTTTCTCTACCGTGTCGAGATCGGTCTCTCCTATCAATGGAACTGGGCGGCGATCCCGCAGTATCTTGTGCGTTACGATCCGGAAAGAGGCTGGGTCGCCAATTTCCTGATACAGGGCCTCTTCATGACGATCAAGCTGAGTATCTGGGCATTGATTCTGGCGATGCCGCTCGCGTTGATAGTCGGGTTGTTGCGGGTCAGTTCGCATCTATTTAATCGTCTGACCGGGACTTTTTATGTCGGCCTGTTGCGCAATCTGCCGCCGCTGGTTCTGATCCTGCTTTTTTATTATTTTGTCAGCGATCAGATTTTACCAAAAACCGGTATCGCCGACGCTGTTGCCAGTGCTCCTGAATCGTTCCGAAGCATTGTTGAGTTGTTTTTTGCTCCGGTTGCTTATCTTGAATCGTTTATTGCCGCAATTGTTACCCTGGCTCTCTTTGAAGGGGCTTATCTCGCGGAAATTGTCCGTGCCGGCATTGAGTCACTCGAATCCGGGCAGTGGCAAGCCGGTATGGCACTCGGCATGAGACGCTGGCAGCTATTGCGCACGGTTATTCTGCCGCAGGCATTCCAGCGAATGATTCCGCCTCTGGCTGGCCAGTTCATTTCGACCATCAAGGATTCGTCGATTGTTTCGGTCATTTCGATCCAGGAATTGACATTCCAGGGGATGGAGTTGATGGCGTCAACCTACCTGACATTTGAAATCTGGTTGACCGTCGCGGCGCTCTATTTTTTCTTAACCTGGAGTTGTTCGCTTGTTGCCGGAAAACTGGAGCGGACATTCCGCTTTAACGAGTAG
- a CDS encoding amino acid ABC transporter substrate-binding protein, with amino-acid sequence MKHSLLLLIVLSLIVWPLPAMADNVRLDLAKQSTLEQVLQKNRLRVGFSTFVPWAMKDKSGEFVGYEIEVARKLAEDMNVAVEFIPTKWSGIIPALLTGKFDIIIGGMGITAQRNLKVNFTRPYEYSGMSILASNKRAAGRTALADFNNSKTTIVARIGTTAAMAAKKYLPKAELRLFDDEGQALQEILNNRADALVASQPFPEFQVIKYAGKIYLPLKGETFTREPIGFAIRKGDVDFLNFLNNWILVNDANGWLQQRYRYWFTTNDWKGLVE; translated from the coding sequence ATGAAGCATTCTCTGTTGTTGCTGATAGTTCTGTCACTGATTGTTTGGCCTTTGCCAGCAATGGCCGATAACGTTCGACTCGATCTTGCGAAACAGAGTACCCTTGAGCAGGTTCTGCAGAAAAATCGTTTGCGGGTCGGGTTTTCAACTTTTGTCCCCTGGGCGATGAAGGACAAGTCCGGCGAATTTGTCGGTTATGAAATCGAGGTCGCCCGTAAATTGGCTGAAGATATGAATGTTGCAGTTGAATTTATTCCAACAAAATGGTCCGGAATTATCCCGGCTCTTCTGACCGGCAAGTTTGACATTATCATTGGTGGTATGGGGATCACTGCGCAACGTAACCTTAAGGTTAATTTTACCCGGCCCTATGAATACAGCGGAATGTCGATACTGGCAAGCAACAAACGAGCTGCGGGACGGACCGCACTGGCGGATTTTAATAACAGCAAAACAACGATTGTTGCCCGGATCGGTACGACCGCGGCCATGGCCGCCAAAAAATATCTGCCGAAAGCCGAACTGCGGCTGTTTGACGATGAAGGACAGGCTTTGCAGGAAATTCTGAATAATCGCGCCGATGCCCTGGTGGCTTCCCAGCCATTCCCTGAATTCCAGGTAATCAAGTATGCCGGAAAAATATATCTTCCTTTAAAGGGAGAAACCTTCACCAGGGAACCGATCGGGTTCGCTATCCGCAAAGGCGATGTTGATTTTCTTAATTTTCTCAATAACTGGATCCTGGTCAATGACGCCAATGGCTGGCTGCAGCAACGCTATCGTTATTGGTTTACAACTAACGACTGGAAAGGGTTGGTAGAATAG
- a CDS encoding polar amino acid ABC transporter permease: MQLFLRPANLIQIISFFILLVLLGSGFYSGAENLGYNWQWFRVVKFFYQPLDGGFAPGPLLQGLNVTIQIVLISLVFSLVIGGVTALLRLSGSLVGSLIGYGYLETIRNTPLLVQVFVVYFVLAPVCGIGRFASAILALSLFEGAYAAEIIRAGILAIPRGQWDAARALGMSPRHCYRYIILPQAISKVIPPLTSQSISLVKDSALVSTIAIYDLTMQGQQIVAETFLTFEIWISVALVYLLLTLSMSGLVRLLEWSLVDQKS, encoded by the coding sequence ATGCAATTATTCTTGCGACCAGCCAACCTGATTCAGATCATATCTTTCTTTATTTTACTGGTTTTACTTGGTAGTGGTTTTTATAGCGGTGCCGAGAATCTTGGCTATAACTGGCAGTGGTTCCGGGTCGTGAAGTTTTTTTACCAACCACTTGACGGTGGCTTTGCTCCTGGACCCTTGCTGCAGGGGCTCAATGTTACTATTCAAATCGTTCTGATATCTCTTGTTTTTTCTCTGGTTATCGGCGGCGTAACGGCCCTGTTGCGCCTCTCCGGAAGCCTTGTCGGGAGTCTGATCGGATACGGATATCTTGAAACTATCCGTAATACGCCTCTCCTGGTACAGGTTTTTGTCGTTTATTTTGTCCTGGCTCCAGTTTGTGGAATCGGTCGTTTTGCCTCGGCGATTCTGGCATTGAGTCTCTTTGAAGGAGCTTATGCTGCCGAGATCATCCGGGCCGGTATCCTGGCGATCCCCCGCGGTCAATGGGATGCGGCCCGCGCTCTTGGAATGAGTCCGCGACATTGTTACCGTTATATTATATTGCCCCAGGCGATCAGCAAGGTCATACCACCGTTGACCAGTCAATCGATATCGCTGGTTAAGGATTCGGCGCTTGTTTCGACAATTGCCATCTATGACCTGACCATGCAGGGGCAGCAGATCGTTGCCGAAACTTTTCTGACCTTTGAAATATGGATTTCTGTTGCTCTTGTATATCTCTTGTTGACGCTCTCCATGTCGGGTCTGGTCAGGTTGCTTGAGTGGAGTCTGGTTGATCAAAAATCCTGA
- a CDS encoding tRNA (N6-threonylcarbamoyladenosine(37)-N6)-methyltransferase TrmO, translating to MSLTDTFTLQKIGHVRTPFQAMQECPRNTDPDGPVCRLELDPQFTDGLYGLSPGDRILVLYWLDRATVTGMQRPSRKTGEIKGIFALRTPHRPNPIGTAEIIIEKISDNEIVTRGLDCLDMTPLLDIKPVMKNK from the coding sequence ATGAGCCTGACTGACACTTTTACGCTACAAAAAATCGGGCATGTTCGAACACCATTCCAGGCAATGCAGGAGTGTCCACGTAACACAGATCCGGATGGTCCGGTCTGCCGGCTTGAACTCGATCCGCAATTCACGGACGGACTTTATGGTCTCTCCCCGGGTGACCGGATACTGGTCCTCTACTGGCTTGACCGGGCGACCGTTACCGGGATGCAGCGCCCTTCTCGCAAGACCGGTGAAATCAAAGGGATTTTTGCATTGCGTACACCGCACAGACCGAACCCGATCGGTACTGCCGAAATTATCATTGAAAAGATCAGCGACAATGAAATTGTGACCAGAGGGCTCGACTGCCTTGACATGACACCCCTGCTCGACATCAAACCGGTCATGAAAAATAAATGA
- a CDS encoding carbonate dehydratase: MRELQNLFNRNKTWAERVKKEDPDFFTLLSKQQAPEYLWIGCSDSRVSADAIVDLMPGDIFVHRNIANLVIHTDLNCLSVIQYAVEVLKVKHIIVCGHYGCGGVKATMEDARHGLIDNWLCHIHDIKRKYKEFFNKITSEQKKFEHLCELNIIEQVANICETTIVKDAWRKEQKLTVHGWIYRLEDGIIRDLDATVGFNQPHEQIIEEAVKKILVKRD, encoded by the coding sequence ATGAGAGAATTACAAAACCTGTTTAATAGAAACAAAACGTGGGCAGAACGGGTCAAGAAGGAAGATCCCGATTTTTTTACCCTGCTTTCAAAACAACAGGCGCCGGAATATCTCTGGATCGGCTGTTCCGACAGCCGGGTTTCAGCCGATGCAATTGTTGATCTGATGCCCGGCGACATTTTTGTTCATCGCAACATTGCCAACCTGGTTATCCACACCGACCTTAACTGCCTGAGTGTGATCCAATATGCCGTCGAGGTCCTCAAGGTCAAGCACATCATCGTCTGCGGCCACTATGGCTGCGGTGGCGTGAAAGCAACCATGGAAGACGCCCGGCACGGTCTGATCGACAACTGGCTGTGCCACATCCATGATATCAAACGTAAATACAAGGAATTCTTCAATAAAATAACAAGTGAGCAGAAAAAATTCGAGCACCTTTGTGAATTGAACATTATCGAGCAAGTCGCCAATATCTGTGAGACAACTATTGTCAAGGACGCCTGGCGCAAAGAGCAGAAGTTGACCGTTCATGGCTGGATTTACCGCCTTGAGGACGGAATTATTCGCGATCTTGATGCGACTGTCGGATTCAACCAACCCCACGAACAGATAATCGAAGAAGCTGTTAAAAAGATTCTTGTCAAAAGAGATTAG